A region of the Desulfobacter postgatei 2ac9 genome:
TCCATAATGTACTCCCTCTGAGGTGAATCAGTATGAGATGTGGCAGCGCTTTCCATGAAACCGGGTCTTACCTGCTTCTGGCAGCCAGGTAGGGTGGGCAAAAGCAACGCGTTGCCCACCGTTGTATGTATAAACATTTCATACCGGATTTGTGCAGAATTTGAGAAAAATTCATTCAAAGCCTGTTTTAGATCGGTTGTAAGGGCAAATTAAGCTGGAAATATTACGGCAGATAAAAGCGATACCAGAATTTAATTTTATTCTTTTATGTTCTTTTTTCCGGCCCTGCCCGGAAAAGATGATTAAAATCAAGAATATTGCTGCACATCCGCTTGACTGGAATGTGATATTTGAAGAGTCTTTGTATCAAAAGGTCTTTCCCCTTGTATATAAAAATATTATAACCATTGTTCCCGACGCTCCTCCCGTCGGAATTTTAAAAAAATATCAGGTAATCTATGCAAAAAACGCAACAAAAAATCTCTACTATTCTGCCTTTTTGGTCAGGATTAGTAAATTATTCAATGAACGCAATATTAAAACTCGATGATCCAGTTTTTTGGGATTAGACAATGTCACAATATTGGGAAATGTAAAGGCTGGTCAAGTCGATGGTATAATGCCAACTATTCCAGCTGATATCTCACCCATCGGTTGGCCAGCCTCCACTGAGCAGAATAAAATAAGTTTTACTTGAATACAAGGGTTCCATTGCGATATATGCTTCATTTCTGCAAATAATAAATGAGGCGGATGTGTTAATAGAGAAGCTGTTGCCGTTTGTTGAAAATTATACCGAGTCACTGAATACTGAGTTAACAGAGTCTTCCCCTGGGATGACCTTAAGTAAATCACAAAAATTCTGGCTGGGTTTCTGCATCACTGGAATCATTTTAACCAACAGCATCAATTGGACTGCTTTTTCCCGTATCAGCATAGGACGGTATAAAAAAACAGCACTTTCCTGGATGTTTCGCCATTCTAAAATTGCTTGGGAGCATCTGTTCCACTTCAGTCTCAAAATTATTTTCAAAGTATATGGTATCACCAAAGGCGTTGTCAGTATTGATGATTCCGATAAAAAGCGCAGTAAATGCACAACAAAAATTTTTGGCGTCAACAAAATAAAAGACAAATCAACAGGCGGTTTTTGCATGGGGCAAGGTTTGGTATTTTTGGTATTGGTAACACCGAAAATAACCATTCCAATAGGCTACGCCTTTCATGTTCCTGATCCAAAAATCAGCGAATGGGTCAAGGAGAATAAAAGGTTAAAAAAGGCTGGAGTACCAAAATCAAAACGCCCGAAAAAGCCGGTGCGATCAGATGAATATCCAACTATTTCAAGTATTTCTATAGCTCTTTTAAAAACCTTTGTACAGCAACACCCTGAAATAAAAATAGAAGCAATTGTTGCAGATGCCTTGTATGGTAATGCTGAGTTCATGGATGAAGCTTCAAAAATTGCAGGAAGCGCTCAAGTCATTAGTCAAATAAGGTACAATCAAAATATTTCATTCAAAAACAGTAAAAAATCAGTGGAAAAATATTTTGAAAATATTCAACCGATTCAAAAAACCATACATATACGCGGAGGCAAAGGGGTTGTTGTACTTATTAAAAGTGCCAGAATACATGTGTGTGCCCATAGAAAAAAACGATTTGTCATTGCAATAAAATACACTGGAGAAGAGGACTATCGGTACCTTGTCGCTTCGGACCTGACCTGGCGATATGCTGATATAATAGATGCTTTTACTCGATGATCCAGTTTTTAGAGCTTGACTTTAAGAAATGCCCAAATAACAGGCATTTCGGTAGATACCATGAAGCCGTCATATAAATCATTAAACCCTCAAAAGCATTGATAAATGGGCTTATTAAAAATGCAACACAAAAAAACTGGATCATCGAGTTTTATAAATAAACTCCAATATGTTTTCAGGCTTATTTTCAGACCCACTGATAAAGATTGGCTGTGTTGTCCTGTGCCGGGAAGCTTTGGGTTTATTCATTATGTTATAACCCACATTGAGCAGGTGATTTTTTTAAAAAAATAATTTACATTATCTTCATCTTAAAGCACTACAGAGAAAGTGAGAAGGATGGAATTAGAAATAAGTCGGTTAGATCATTATGGTATCGTAGCAGGTGTTATCAAAGATCTAAAGCTGATAGAACAAATTGATAGCCTGCTGGGAGTACATGAACAGTCGGAGATAACCCATGGAGAAGCCATTGCCGGTATGATTATCAATGGCCTTGGGTTTACTGACAGACCTCTTTCGTTGACGCCTCAGTTTTTCGAAAATAAACCGCTGGAGCTTCTATTCCGTCCGGGGGTTCGAGCCGAATATTTCAACCGTTTTAAACTGGGGCGTACTCTGGACGCCGCTCATAATTATGGCCTTGAGTCACTATTTGGCACTCTATCCGCATCCGTATGCAGGCAAGAACAGGTTGATTGTAGTTTTGGATGTGAAGACACCACCAGTTTTTCTACCACGGGTGAGCATTTGCCGGATGAAGACACCGAGGCAGTCATTATTACCCATGGGTATTCCAAAGATCACAGGCCTGATTTGAAACAAGTAGTCCTGGAGCTTATGGTCTCTCAAGACGGGGGAATTCCACTTTTAATGAAATGCTGGAATGGCAATGATGATGATAATAGTATTTTCAAGCATCGAGCCAAAGAACTCATAGAAGCCTGGAAGGATGCGGAGAGCCCACGATACCTTATTATGGATTCAAAGGGGTATAGCCAAAAAAATGCGATCAATCTGAAATCGTTGGATTTTATCACTCGAATTCCGGAAACAAATGCCCCGGCCAAGGCAACCATTCGGGATGCTTTAAAGCAGGATAACTGGGAAACTTGGGATGAACAAAGAAAATATACCTGCTTTGAAGTAGAGCATTATGGTATCCGGCAACGCTGGATTGTTGTTTTTTCTGAAGCCGCTTTAAATCGCTCTAAAAACACAGGGGAAAAAGCGAGTATCAAAGAAAAAACCGGGATTGACAAGGATCTTTATCATTTACAAGCACAAAGTTTTAAAAGTGAGACAGAAGCCTTGGATGCCCTGAAAAAAATGTGTAACGCGTGGAAATATTACGTACTTCAAGAGGTTGAAATTGAAGAACATAAAAAGTATTTGAACAAAGGCAGGCCTGGTAAAAACAGTCCATTTGAGCTTGAATACAAGATTAAGTGTATAGTGGAAAAAAAATTGGCACAAATTGATCAAATCGTGAAAGAAAAGGCTTGTTTTATAATTGGGAGCAATGTTCCACAACCTGAGTTAGGCGATCTTGAGGTACTTCAAGCCTATCAAGGCCAGGATCATGTTGAAAAAGGTTTCGGATTCATGAAAAGCCCACTATGCTTTGCCTCTTCGTTCTTTCTGGAAAAAGTATCCAGAATCGAAGGATTGATAATGGTAATGACGCTATCGCTACTTGTTTACACTACGGCACAGAGGCGTTTGAGAAAGGCACTGGAGTATGTAGATGAGACTATTCCCAATCAGATTAAGCAACCCAGTAAACGTCCCACTATGAGATGGATTTTTCAACTTTTGGAGGGGATCAATCATGTTGTGGTAAGAGACGGACAGCAGGCTAAAGTGATGTTAGAAGGTCTCAATGGACTACGCCGAAGAATACTATCGCTGTTGGGAGCTTCTGTCGCAAAAATATATCAACTAAAGCCATCGATTGGCGATGGCTTCGTAAAGAGGCTATGATGTTTCACGGATACCTGATTTACAAAGGTCATATTTTATACATTTAACTAACTATAAAAACAAGTAATTTTTTATGATTATAATCCAAGAATACCTGTTTAATTAATCTGAAGGAGACCTAAATTAGATTTGAAAAAGTTTATTTTTATATGAAAGTCTCGTTAAGTTGTTGAGATACTTTCATTCTTTGTTGTGGGTCGAAGCCTGGCAGCTGATATGTCAGGTCGGCCCGTGGCCGTTATATGAAAGAGTAGCGAAACTGACTGGTTTCTTTCATGGTTTGTTGTGCCCACCAGGGCATGGTCGTTTATTTAAAAAAAATGATCGAACAATTCAGAAAAAGAGTAAGGCTACCTGCTCAATCTGGGTTATAAGGCCTTTTCGATTAATTTACATACAATTGAGTAAATTATATGCTTAGAGAACAGCGTTCATTAATACTGGATTGCGAGAAGTTCCTTGATATTACAATCACGGCCTTCTCATTCATTGCCGCATATTTTATCAAAAGGCACCTGGTACCGGGTCGTTTGGCTTGTCTGTCTACGGATTCTAACTACTATCTGATCCTTACCCTCATCATTATTTCCTGGTATATCGCCTTCAAATGGATGAACATGTATATGTCATACAGGGAGAGGCCGTTCTGGCCGTTTTTTACCGGCATCGTAAAGTCAAACCTGCTGGGGATGATCCTGCTTACCATTATTATGTATGTTATGCATATCCATGCCATCAGTCGTCTTTTAATGGGTATATTCATTGCCTTGAATATTGGGCTGCTTACCCTGTCTAAGTTTATAATTTTCACGACTCTGGAGAAGCTCAGGACAGATGGATTTAACACCCGCAGTGTGCTTATTATTGGCAGCAAAGAGCGGGCAAGGGAGGTCATCCGGGCTATTGAAAAATACAAGGCATCCGGGTACCGGGTGGCTGGCTGTTTTGATATCAAAGAGGAGCTGTTGGGGCAGACTGTTGAGAACGGACACAAGGTAATTGGCCTGGTCAAGGATCTGGAAGCGTATCTGAGGCACAATATCGTGGATGAGCTGATCTTTGCCATGCCCTTGAAAATTATTCAACGCGGGGATCGCTATCTGGCCCTGGCAGAAAGTATGGGTATCAAGATCAGGATTATACCGGACTGGGATATTCATTATTTTATGTACCATCCCAATATTGCGGTCATCCGGTTTGAATCTTTTCTGGGCGTTTACAATATGACCCTCCAGTCCACGCCGGCCAATGAAGGCAAACTCCTGATTAAACATGTTGCTGGTTATCTGACAGCCCTGGTGCTGACCCTGGTGCTGATGCCGGTATTTATTGCCGTGGCCGTTGCCATTAAGCGAACTTCACCAGGGCCTGTGTTTTATACACAGGAGCGGCTGGGCTTGAACGGCAGGAAATTCAAGCTCTATAAGTTCCGCACCATGGTGAACAATGCCGATGAAATTCGCAAAGAGCTGGAAGAGATGAACGAGATGGACGGCCCGGTGTTCAAGATCAAGGATGACCCCCGGATCATTCCCGGGATTGGTCAGTTTTTGCGCAAAACCTCTTTGGATGAACTGCCCCAGTTGTTTAATGTTCTCAGGGGGGAGATGTGCCTGGTGGGGCCAAGACCCCCAATTCCCAAAGAGGTGGATGAGTATGCGGTCCGGCACCGGCGGCGGCTCTCCATGAAGCCGGGCATGACCTGCCTGTGGCAGATTGCACCCAACCGTAATGATTTGAGCTTTGAAGAGTGGATGAAATTGGATTTAAAGTACATTGACAACTGGTCCCTGTTCAATGACGTTAAAATTCTGGTGCTGACAGCCCGGGCTGTGCTGACCCGGTCTGGCAGGTAGATTCAAAGCCTGTATTTTCATCGTTTTGGGTCTTGCTTTTGCGGGCATTATTATCGGCACGACCATGCCGGCGGGAATGAAAAAATCAAATATGATTGCGGCCGGCACGGAGTTGGCCCAGATATATATTGACAGGCGTTCAGGGCATTTGAGTGATTTTTTCATTGATGCTGCCGGGGGGTGCCTGGGGATAATGATCGCTCTCCTGGGCCAGAGACTGAATAACAAAAGAATCAAAGGAGGTGGAAATGACTGGGTTTAAAAAGGAACTTATCACTATCGTTATTCTCGCAGTTATGGCGGTAACCGGCATCTATATCGCAAATGCTGTTCCGGTTGAGGAGGAGATTTCTTCAATCCCTTCTATTAACGTCTCTGACTAATCGTTGACATAATAATATTAAGTTGCAAATCGCAGAAGATATATTTGAGCTGGTGATTTCAAAAATGGAAAAAGAATGCGGGATAAAATATTTTAAAGCTGCCGATATCACTGTTCAGGTTCAATCTGATTATCCGATTGGAAAGAATACATTCCATTCAAAATTTGAGCGATTTGAAGTTTTTGAAAAAAATAAAGATTCTATTACTCGATGATCCAATTTTTTTGTGTTGCATTTTTAATAAGCCCATTTATCAATGCTTTTGAGGGTTTAATGATTTATATGACGGCTTCATGGTATCTACCGAAATGCCTGTTATTTGGGCATTTCTTAAAGTCAAGCTCTAAAAACTGGATCATCGAGTTTTATGGATCCGGCATTTTTTTTGTTGCCCAACTCATTACAGTTGCGTGCGGCATTGGATTGCTGGCTGCGTTGCTCGGTTTTGCTGCGGACTACATCAAAAAGTCACAAGCCCAGACCGTTGCCGATTATATGTATGCCATCCTCCATGAGCAGTCCTGCCGGGTGGACCTTGCATTTTTTGAATCACCTGAATGCCGGGATACGCTGTTCCGGGCCCAGCAGGAAGGACCGTACCGGCCGACTAAAATTGTCAACGGGCTCTTTGCCGCAGGTCAGGCAGGGGCATCTTTTTTAGCTGTCGCCTGGTTGCTGGCGGTGTTTAATCCGCTGCTGCCGCTGATCATTGTTGCTGCGGCTGTACCTGGTATCCTTTTGAGGTTGAGCTATTCAAAGAAAATTTATGAATGGCAGGAAAAGAAGACTGAAGATGAGCGGCGTGCCTATTATTTCCATTGGATGCTGACCGGCGATGCCCATGCCAAAGAGTTCAGGCTGTTCAACCTGGGGCCGTATTTTATAGAACGATTCCGGCAGATCCGGTCAACGCTTAAAGAGGAAAAACTCTGGTTTGAGCGGCGAAGGGTCATGGGGGACTTTATTGCCCAGGCAAGCACCATCGTCTGCGTATTTGCTTCTTTTGCCTATATCTCTTTAAAAGCGGCCAATGGCGAAATTACACAATAGGTGACCTGATCATGTATTTTCAGGCCTTTCAGCGGGGCCTCGGCTATTTGAAAACGCTGTTGGAAACCGGTGCGGAAATGTATGAGGATAATTTATTCTTATCCCATTTCTATCAGTTTTTAAAAGTTAAACCGGATATTAAATCTCCCCATCATCCTCTCCCGGTTCCTCAAAAAATAGAAGCAGGTATTGAATTTAGAGATGTGGATTTTTTTACCAGAAAGATGGAAAAAAATGTGCTTAATTGTGTAAATTTTTCCATAGGACCCGGTGAGATTGTTGCCTTGGTCGGTAAAAACGGTTCAGGAAAATCTACCATAGTAAAAATTTTAACCCGCCTTTATGATCCCCAAAAAGGGGGGGGGCTATCTGGATGGTATGAATATAAACAAATTTGATATAGGTTTGTTTAGAAAAAAAATCAGTGTCGTATTTCAGGACCATATTAAATATTACTTAAAGGCCGGTGAAAATATTCTGCTGGGCGATATCGATCGAGACGCTGATACGGAAAGTATCCGGGCCGCAGCAGTAGAATCGGGCATTGATAAAAAAAATTGCCTTCTGCCCGGTGGATATGATACGCTTCTTGGTCGCTGGTTTAAAAACGGAGAAGAGTTGAGTATCGGTCAATGGCAGATGCTTGCAATTGCCAGGGCGTTTTATAGGGATGCCGAAATTGTTGTTCTGGATGAACCGTCCAGCGCGCTTGATCCCGAGGCCGAAAAAAAATTGTTTGTTTCGTTAAGGCGGTTAATACAAAACCGTTCGGCCCTGATCATCAGCCATCGCTATTCAACTGTCCGGCAGGCGGACAGGATACTGGTCATGGATCAAGGCAGGATAATAGAGCAGGGCAGCCATAACGACTTGATGGGGCTTGACGGTGAGTATGCCCGTCTTTACAATGCCCAGG
Encoded here:
- a CDS encoding IS1634 family transposase, with translation MELEISRLDHYGIVAGVIKDLKLIEQIDSLLGVHEQSEITHGEAIAGMIINGLGFTDRPLSLTPQFFENKPLELLFRPGVRAEYFNRFKLGRTLDAAHNYGLESLFGTLSASVCRQEQVDCSFGCEDTTSFSTTGEHLPDEDTEAVIITHGYSKDHRPDLKQVVLELMVSQDGGIPLLMKCWNGNDDDNSIFKHRAKELIEAWKDAESPRYLIMDSKGYSQKNAINLKSLDFITRIPETNAPAKATIRDALKQDNWETWDEQRKYTCFEVEHYGIRQRWIVVFSEAALNRSKNTGEKASIKEKTGIDKDLYHLQAQSFKSETEALDALKKMCNAWKYYVLQEVEIEEHKKYLNKGRPGKNSPFELEYKIKCIVEKKLAQIDQIVKEKACFIIGSNVPQPELGDLEVLQAYQGQDHVEKGFGFMKSPLCFASSFFLEKVSRIEGLIMVMTLSLLVYTTAQRRLRKALEYVDETIPNQIKQPSKRPTMRWIFQLLEGINHVVVRDGQQAKVMLEGLNGLRRRILSLLGASVAKIYQLKPSIGDGFVKRL
- a CDS encoding sugar transferase gives rise to the protein MLREQRSLILDCEKFLDITITAFSFIAAYFIKRHLVPGRLACLSTDSNYYLILTLIIISWYIAFKWMNMYMSYRERPFWPFFTGIVKSNLLGMILLTIIMYVMHIHAISRLLMGIFIALNIGLLTLSKFIIFTTLEKLRTDGFNTRSVLIIGSKERAREVIRAIEKYKASGYRVAGCFDIKEELLGQTVENGHKVIGLVKDLEAYLRHNIVDELIFAMPLKIIQRGDRYLALAESMGIKIRIIPDWDIHYFMYHPNIAVIRFESFLGVYNMTLQSTPANEGKLLIKHVAGYLTALVLTLVLMPVFIAVAVAIKRTSPGPVFYTQERLGLNGRKFKLYKFRTMVNNADEIRKELEEMNEMDGPVFKIKDDPRIIPGIGQFLRKTSLDELPQLFNVLRGEMCLVGPRPPIPKEVDEYAVRHRRRLSMKPGMTCLWQIAPNRNDLSFEEWMKLDLKYIDNWSLFNDVKILVLTARAVLTRSGR
- a CDS encoding VanZ family protein — encoded protein: MKKSNMIAAGTELAQIYIDRRSGHLSDFFIDAAGGCLGIMIALLGQRLNNKRIKGGGNDWV
- a CDS encoding ATP-binding cassette domain-containing protein, producing the protein METGAEMYEDNLFLSHFYQFLKVKPDIKSPHHPLPVPQKIEAGIEFRDVDFFTRKMEKNVLNCVNFSIGPGEIVALVGKNGSGKSTIVKILTRLYDPQKGGGLSGWYEYKQI
- a CDS encoding ATP-binding cassette domain-containing protein; the protein is MNINKFDIGLFRKKISVVFQDHIKYYLKAGENILLGDIDRDADTESIRAAAVESGIDKKNCLLPGGYDTLLGRWFKNGEELSIGQWQMLAIARAFYRDAEIVVLDEPSSALDPEAEKKLFVSLRRLIQNRSALIISHRYSTVRQADRILVMDQGRIIEQGSHNDLMGLDGEYARLYNAQAKGYTTIKEDVN